The following proteins are encoded in a genomic region of Corythoichthys intestinalis isolate RoL2023-P3 chromosome 5, ASM3026506v1, whole genome shotgun sequence:
- the fancf gene encoding Fanconi anemia group F protein codes for MEAALKNLSSTVELLAVAARSGDVRLWDRQYLTRAFHWACYCEHLFSKFHQNPKIRGLMEIQVQHANSNLRAVYGDYTDLSFLDLSQCQHLLLTALLKNPNLPISIMKILFDTTKPAHCKPGEYQEVTGICGNIVQCKSAIQILSPITGHTSAGAEAQAALLTERLHALLSPGGETRRAQQFLDSVLQGCKEAEHLCLVLTAVLLTGENAHARSASVDFLLDWLQQKHSLLQHMCLTLPTSRLKDLAKENVKFRDMYGGVLKKWAADMEYCLDDGKWVQSGTRPKVSFQGVVEHFVVLFEGCPTLWTTVERELTDLKISDGDFDVRGLSVWGDLLAEIQKRLDK; via the coding sequence ATGGAGGCTGCGCTGAAGAATTTGTCGAGTACAGTCGAGCTGCTGGCTGTGGCGGCGCGGAGCGGTGACGTACGTCTCTGGGACCGACAGTATCTTACTCGGGCTTTTCACTGGGCCTGCTACTGCGAGCATCTTTTCTCCAAGTTCCACCAGAACCCCAAAATAAGAGGGCTCATGGAAATACAAGTACAGCATGCTAATAGCAATTTGAGAGCAGTCTACGGAGATTATACTGACCTCTCCTTTTTGGACCTGTCACAGTGCCAGCACCTATTGCTTACAGCACTCTTAAAGAACCCCAATCTCCCCATCTCCATTATGAAGATACTCTTTGACACCACAAAGCCAGCACACTGCAAACCAGGAGAGTATCAGGAAGTCACTGGGATTTGCGGTAACATCGTTCAATGCAAATCCGCTATTCAAATTTTAAGTCCCATCACGGGACACACAAGCGCCGGTGCCGAGGCCCAAGCCGCCTTGTTGACAGAGAGGCTTCACGCCCTGCTGAGCCCAGGCGGTGAAACTCGCCGGGCGCAGCAATTTCTTGACTCTGTTCTCCAGGGATGCAAAGAAGCAGAACATTTGTGTCTGGTCCTCACTGCTGTTCTGCTGACTGGAGAAAATGCACATGCACGAAGCGCTTCAGTGGATTTTCTCCTCGACTGGCTCCAGCAAAAACACAGCCTGCTGCAGCACATGTGCCTCACACTGCCTACATCTCGTCTTAAAGACTTGGCCAAAGAAAATGTTAAATTTAGGGACATGTACGGTGGTGTCCTCAAAAAATGGGCTGCTGATATGGAGTACTGCTTGGACGATGGCAAATGGGTGCAAAGCGGCACAAGACCAAAAGTGTCTTTTCAGGGAGTGGTTGAGcactttgttgttttgtttgaagGGTGTCCCACTCTATGGACAACTGTAGAAAGAGAGCTGACTGATTTGAAGATATCAGATGGAGACTTCGATGTCAGAGGATTAAGTGTGTGGGGAGATCTCTTAGCAGAAATACAAAAGCGTCTTGATAAATAG